In the Candidatus Cloacimonadaceae bacterium genome, CATTGGCCATTATTGCTGGCATATTCAAGCTTTTTGGGTGGGTACTCATAATTGTGGGAATACTCGCTCTAGTCCTTTTTATCTCCAAAGAAATGACTCTTGTAGGGATACTCGCTTTGGCGGCAGCATTATTCTTTGCTCTGTTTTCATTTGCAGGGGCAGAATCTATCGTTGTCATTACCGATATATCATCATCAGCTTATAGGATATTGAAACAGATTTCAAGCAAATAGGGCACATCTATTAGTTCCTAATTAACAGTTCAATCTCAGTCTGGAAAGCACCGGAGACAGTGTATTGCGCTTCGACTTCATCAATAGTGAAGCCCTGGTAGAGTGTGCGGATAAACGGGTCGTTGTTGTATGATAGCAGGAACTTCCCTTTGATCTGCTTAAGGATAGCTGCCAACTCTTCATGTTTAGTAAAGGCATCTGCGTCTTCTCTGTCGTATAGATGCTCCTTTGTATAATATGGTGGATCGAGGTAGAAGAAGGTATTGGGTGTATCAAAGCGGGCAATGATCTTCTCAAAGTCCTGCTTTTCGATGATCACTTGTTTAAGCCGTTCCGAGGCAGCTTTCACCTTCTCAAGATTCCGCAGTGGCATGTATTTGTAGCCCTGCATGATGCAGAAGTTCTTTGATCTTGATCCGTAGCTGCAGGATAGTTGAAAATAGAAGCGAATAGCTCGCTCAAGCTCGGTTTTGGGTGGGTGTTGGGCGAACGTGTCGAACATCTCTCTGGATACGAGGTACTGGTTAAGCTCCGTAACAAACGCTTCAGGGTGCTGTTTTATGTACTTCCAGAAGTTCACCAAATCACCATTGATATCATTATAGACTTCCGTGTATCTGCTCTTGGTTCCGGTCTGCCAATCTTCCTTATCGGGAGATTTACCGAATAGTATCCAGGCAGCACCACCAAAGACTTCACAGTAGATGTCGTGCTTGGGGATGAGTGGCAGAATCTTCTTTCGGAGGAGTCGCTTACCACCTACCCAGGAGATGATACTGTTCACGATATCCCCCTGATTTCTCTGGTTGTAGCTTTCTGTTTGGGTGTATCTTGGTCGGCTTCTACAAGATTGAAGTTGGCGATGATTACTTCTGCAAACTCGCTTTTCCCTTCTTTACGATTGATACCCTTGGTTCTGGTGACGTGCCTGATGTCATAATCCTTGTACAGCTTCAGAACCTCCGGGTTATCATCATAACTGAGGATGAAACGACCTTTGATACTCTTCAGGATGTCTCGCAAGGCTTCGTGACTGAACTGCTTGGAGTTCTCATAAGTATAGCCCAACATGTAAGGTGGATCGCAATAGAAGAAGTTGCTCTTGGTGTCATACTTCTCTATCACCTTCTCGTAGGAGAGGTTCTCGATGATTACCATATCGAGACGCTTGTGCAGTTCTTTGATGCGTTCCAGACGGTTATACATACTGGATGTGCCACGCTTCTGAGAAGTGC is a window encoding:
- a CDS encoding DNA adenine methylase, with the protein product MNSIISWVGGKRLLRKKILPLIPKHDIYCEVFGGAAWILFGKSPDKEDWQTGTKSRYTEVYNDINGDLVNFWKYIKQHPEAFVTELNQYLVSREMFDTFAQHPPKTELERAIRFYFQLSCSYGSRSKNFCIMQGYKYMPLRNLEKVKAASERLKQVIIEKQDFEKIIARFDTPNTFFYLDPPYYTKEHLYDREDADAFTKHEELAAILKQIKGKFLLSYNNDPFIRTLYQGFTIDEVEAQYTVSGAFQTEIELLIRN
- a CDS encoding DNA adenine methylase, with amino-acid sequence MDALIGWIGGKRLLRKTISQYVPKDITGYIEPFGGAAWMLLFKDRWGDLEVYNDLDYRLVNLFLQVKYHPDELIKELDWLVASRKLFGDIFKQEGLTEIQRAARFMFLITRSFGSKGDSFGTSQKRGTSSMYNRLERIKELHKRLDMVIIENLSYEKVIEKYDTKSNFFYCDPPYMLGYTYENSKQFSHEALRDILKSIKGRFILSYDDNPEVLKLYKDYDIRHVTRTKGINRKEGKSEFAEVIIANFNLVEADQDTPKQKATTREIRGIS